Sequence from the Mytilus galloprovincialis chromosome 10, xbMytGall1.hap1.1, whole genome shotgun sequence genome:
TGAATTGAAAAAACGTTCACACttatgattgtgttggataaacaccgcaatttttttaattgtgcATGTAACAAATGTCGTTGTAGAAAGGTCTTAATACAGCGCAAACAACAAGAtcgaaagagtgaaaaaatatattttaacaaaacgcattatactagcaggtcgaacaactgatgttcttaaaccctgctgactaccattgacgattgccaaataaattgatgacaatgtatatatatatatatatatatatatatatatatatatatatatatatatatatatatatatatatatatatatatatatatatatatttgtaaacgTATAAACAAAATATCCACAAATACTCttaataacaaaacaatgaaatatacTTTTAGGTACAACTTAGCTAGATTAATGTAAACCTTATACGAACAAGAGCTATAATATGGTTAACATGAATGTAAACTGAATAAATGAATAACTCGATCGTGAACGACCTCGCCGGCCAGGAACAACCAAACAAACCAATTATGGGATAAACTGGAAACCTGGGTCCGACCCAATCCGATAAGTCGTCTCATTAGACATACTAGTACTCGGACGTGTATTGTTttgaaaacatataaatacaAGTATCATAGTATATTCATTATATGAATGGAACTTACATGTTGCCCTGTCTTCGGCAGACTAGAAAGTAATAATCTCAGTGAAAAAAATTCTCGCCATAAAGTTAGTCACGTGTCTTATACCTAGTGACGTAAACTGATAAAAATATACGCTAGTACCGTACATACAATAATTTCTCGCTTTACTAACGAAACGTGGGAAATTATACGTATACCTTATACCCTCTATTATAGGACAGgaatgaatacaatatatatatagagttgCGATAGCCCAGCAAGCATAGGGTTGGAGtgtattaaaaatatatcaagtttCAATTTTTTGTGACACTGAAATTCTCTTTTCTAAAGTATCTTCCATATAaccatctttaaaaaaatctgttttccaCCTCCCATGGGGCTTTATGCATCTTTTATTTACATTAGACTTACGCGGCAGCTGCAGTTGTACCACCCGATCGTAAGGAATGGAAAACAAGATTCGAGATTGGGGCTACCAGCTTAAGTCTCttaagtaccaggattataatttagtacgccagacgcgcgtttcgtttacataaagactcatcagtgacgctcaaatcaaaatatttataaagccaaacaaatacaaagttgaagagcattgaggatgaaaaattccaaaaaattgtgccaaatacggctaaggtaatctatgcctttcCTTGATGTTTTCCTTAGCAACAGCGTAGCTAATAAGTGTATtcgtattatatatatatataaatttggcTACGAATTTGAATCTAAAACATAAGTTTATTAGTGTTCAGATTGTGCGTCTAATCCAGCTTAAGACAAATATCATAACTACATGTTAACTGGACAAGTGATAGTGATACCTTTTGGAATAATAATTTCATTCACTTGACTGTTTTGATCCgttttgctattagaaacaaaaagttttaaatgattttggaaaATGCTACATCTTTGAATCTTAATTCACTAATCTCATCGAACCTGAGAAAACCTGAATAAGACAACATAATCATATTGAGATCCTATAAGTAAATCTGAACTATCTGCGTACATATAGCATAGATCTATCAACATGTCATTGTTAACTGTATCATTTTTTATTACAGGCCAAACATAACGTCTTTTAGCGGATTCTCAAAGGTATTTTACAAATGAATTTTCTGTCGGATCATTAAAACTGTTAAGATGATGGGCCCCATTTGATTGAATATACAGCTGAATTAAAAACACTTGAAGAACATAGTTCATCTTTTAATTTCTGTTCTCATGTGTTTGACAACTTCTCTTAGCATTTTGGTAAATATATACTCAGCTGTCGCAATGCCAAATGGcaatacatttaaaacaaaatatcgcATAATACCgtaaaaaacaaatgcaaaaccaAGAAAAGATATGTGTATTTCTGTGATCGCAATATGGTGATATGCTGACTTCAAATAAAGCTTTATAGCAAATCACCCTTTTTAAAAGGTCTCGTGTGTTTTTTTAATCTTCGTACTTAAATCTAAATTGAAAACGATGTGGGTTGAACTGTCGACAATCTACAACAAGTCTAGGTTTGTTCTTATTGTAAGCAACTGTGAGAGGGTTAACAACAAAAGGCCTTTCTTTTACTTCTAAAACACATCTCTTCTctattaattttcttatttcaatttttgaGTATCAAGTGAAGATCTGATCATGGTTCTGTCTTAAAATGTAATTCATATACGTTTTTAAATAACATCTAAAATATGTATATTGCTTGTAATTGATTTAGATTTTAACTGACCAACAGGTGAGAAAATACATGAAGGCTAGTCAATCGTGACATTTAACACCGATTAAAAACTAACCTTATCATTAACTTCATTATTGCAATAAAATGTCATGTGAACATCAGTTTTTATTGAACTCTGTTCAGTATCATTCAAATTTTAACATATACTTTTAGTCAAGATTGGCAAATTAAATAATTatgataaatttgttttcaaagtaCTCATCTTCTTCTTTTCCGGACAATTATGGAATCTTCTTCCAGAGTTAAAGCACCTTCCAGGTTTCAAAGTAAAATTGGTATTCTCTACCTTCTCTCTTGTGTATGGTGTTTTTcttgtgtttattttctttaatttctctGATTTTTGTCTTCTTTCTGCTCTGTTTTGTGCCCTGATTATTTTCATCTCATCTTCCGAATCGTCAGCGATAGGATTTGTCACGTATTAGCTTAGAACCACCCATCAAGTTCCGAGGAATTCGGCATTTTAATAAGCTTATTTTACTTATGTCATACCTTCTTCTATCTTGGCTTTAGCTGCTCGTACGAAAAAGGAGTAGGTCAGGTAAGGGCCGATGTTTGGCCTTAAAGTTaaggttcatctgatgaaaaaTGATGGGCAATTTTTAAACACTGAAGATTCTTCTTTGGTAGATTCAAGTAGTTTATGTAACAAAAtaaactgattaagtcattaagacgttcaaattcaagcttaaatataacaaaaatatatcaaatatgccatattctgtatgtctgtatgtatagtacacaagacacaacaaagaaaactaaagacttagcaacaagAACCAAACCTAAATCGATGTTGAAAAACAACACGGGTCTTTAAACCTTTTTGAATTGAGTGCACACCTTTACAATGTATCTTTTTCTTAACTCACAAGAGACAAGTTTtcgatttctatttttttttaataccagaATGCTTGCCAAAAAAATTGAACGATCATATTTCGTCCTTTTCAAAATTGTGATGTTTTTGCTGTGTTTGAATTCACACGACGACTGATGTATGCATGCCAGGAAACGTTTACCCTGTCTTATGTACTGAGTCACAGTCATGTATGAGTTCATGCGGTTTCTTTTGTTTGTGTTACCTCTATTTGTATTTGCGCAATGCATTCATGTGATTTGAACATCGGTACTGTTTCttatatgtatatttaaaaaaaaagttatactgTAACTTAGTTGCAGCATTTTAGAACCTTTATTTTTATAGCTTATAACATTCAATCGCAGCTACAGATGAGTTTTGTAAACCAgacatataattttattgaataagTTCATTTTTGTGGCTCAAGGTAAAAAACAGAAACAACTCATTAATCTACACGATTTAATTCAAGTCCGATGATATGTTTGCATCGTATGATATATTATATGAcaatcaaatgaaatatgcaaaaacaacacaaaaatttGAATATTACTCTTTTGAAAGATTAGCAATAAATTTGAGACAAGAAGATGATGAAAATGTAGAAGCTTAGGTCACATTTTTCCTAAGCTTTGGATCAACTTGAAATTGAGGTGCAAAGGGGTGCATACCAAAAAAACAGAACTAACATGGGTCGCCGATCGGACACGAAAAGGCAAAAACTGGCTGTTATGAGAATGACAATTTAAACTTTAATGTAAATGTTAatgcaaaaaatcaaaaaaatcaacaacattAAACCACGTtcaaatccaccattttctacatttgaaaatgactgagtcagtcagaaatataacagtttttgtccattcgtttggttttttttccctttgattttgccatttgataagagactttccgtttgaattttcctcggagttcagtatatttgggATTTTACTTTGTAAAGAAGTCTAAGCGATGTGCGCACTACCAATACTAAGAAAGAACTCAAGTGGCAATCGATATTTATTCACCCTTACTTTATAATCATGTGTATATGTGTAGGCATGAGGCAAACACCTGGGTCAAACTAGTTATGCATAAGGTTCAAGGGAATACACTTACAATAATAAGGTTTATGTTGAaaatagttatcgaaggtaccaggattataatttagtacgccagcgtctacataagactcatcagtgacgttcatatcattCTATCtatagagccaaacaagtacaaagtttaagagcattgaggatccaaaattccaaaaagttgtgccaaatacggcttaggtcatgtatgcctgagataagaaaatccttagaaaAAACAGTTAATAACTCAGGGGTAAGACTTCCAAGCAAAATATAGATCCAACTGAACTTTAGTGATCACCCTAAATGAAATAGCATAAGAACCCGCCATATTAACTTCTAGAGAGGCAATATTGCGTTAACCTAGATAGAGAATATACAAGCTTTTTTCAATAGTCTTTGTAACTATGATTTCAAATAACATTGAAATGTCCACTGGTGACTTTATTTTGATTAAGCATAATCGTTAGGTCTTTGTTTGAGCTGTTGCGTATGCCTCCTCTTTGAAGTACATAGTATCTGTATCCAAGAATAGAAAAAGAAGACTTTGATCTTAATATTTGTATCTTTGTTGAGTTTATTTGTTGTAAGCGTCAGAAAAAATAAGCAAGTATAGCAGCTTAATGTCtatgtatatataaagtctttgttatatcaatattttccATGATCAATTCAACCAGCGCAACGTGTAGTTTCTGATTACCTTTCCACAGCATTTTTAGCCAGCCATGATTATTTTGTGGATTTGAGTAGGTTATGTTTATGACCTATGTAGTACTGTGGAGGCTGCTGTTTATcgttttaacaaatatatataaaatattgtgcCCTTATTCAAATTCGACATTTTATTATatcgataaaattgagaatggaaatggggaatgtgtcatagagacaacaacccgaccatagaaaaaacaacagcagaaggtcaccaacaggtcttcaatgtagcgagaaattcccgcacccggaggcgtccttcagctggcccctaaacaaatatatactagttcagtgataatgaacgccatactaatttccaaattgtacacaagaaactaaaattgaaataggATATtcatttttggttaaatctcttcTGATGTATacgtattaccaatgttatttcaactgatcgagcggagcttacgttttaatttgcataaggacagtctatttgaagatgtgtttGATAAGGACGATTGCCATTATAATTATAACTGATTTCTAAtcatcagtgtcatcaaaggaatttacaaaagaatgactggacacttcattgatgagtttattctaaaaCACCTTTCTATAGATGGACTGATTTATTATGAACGAACCGGtcaaactccgcccagtcaagggaaataaattgaataattaaactcatcatagataccaggactaaattttgtatatacgccagacgtgcgtttcgtctacaaaaagactcatcagtgacgctggaatccaaaaaagataaaaaggccaaataaagtacaaagttgaagagcattgaggacctaaattcctaaaagttttgccaatccagataaggtaatatatgcctgaggtataaaagccttagtatttcaaaaattcaaaattttgtaaacagtatatttaaaaatatatccatattaatgataattcatgtcggcacaaaaagtgctgactactgggctggtgataccctcgggaaaatatATTTCCACcagaagtggcatcgacccagtggttgtaaataaacttatcatagaaaccaggactaaattttgtatatacgccagacgcgcttttcgtctacaaaaagactcaccagtgacgctcgaatccaaaaaagttaaaaaggccaaaaaaagtacaaagttgaagagcactgaggaccaaaattcctaaaagttttgccaaatacagctaaggtaatccatgcctCAGGTGgaaagtcttagtatttcaaaaattctgttgtaaacagtttatttataaatataaccatatcaatgataattcatgtcggcacaaaaagtgctgactactgggccggtgataccctcgggaaaaataaatctccaccagcagtggcatcgacccagtggttgtaaataaactcatcatagataccaggactaaattttgtatatacgccagacgcgcttttcgtctacaaatagactcatcagtgacgctcgaatccaaaaaagttaaaaaggctaaaaaaaagtacaaagttgaaaagaattgaggaccaaaattcctcaaagttttgccaaatacagctaaggtaatctatgtctgaggtagaaaagccttaaaattcttttgtaaacagtttatttttaaaaaataaccatatcaatgataattcatgtcggcacaaaaagtgctgactacttatacttcttatacatgtaatatggtGCTGATATGATTATCGATACTAGCTTCTATTACAATTCCATCGATACTTGTATAGATAAGTAGACATTAATGGCTTTAGAAATGTCTGCAATAATGTTTActaatagataaataaatttttCGATCATTTCAAAGATCGACGGACGGCAACAAATCCACATTCATGCACCTCAGCAATGATGTGTTTATCGATCTATGCAAAGACCTTTAGTATCGATGCATACAAAAGAATTTAAAGATACTAAATTGAGATTCACTCATTGGTCaacaacagagaaaaaaaaacaagaaaaagcaTATAACAGTGCACAAAATATATCATAGAAAACCAATTACTGTGGAATACGAACTCCTCGGAATGCCGGGAAAGAACCAAGGTGCTCCTAAAAGATACGCAAAATTTTCTTCGTATGTGGTAGCCGCTCTATTGTTCAAGTTAGCCGGTGATAAGGTTATATAGGTCACAATCGATAAAAAGAGGACGGAATTGTTGTTACAAGAGTTGAAATGTATGGTATATGTTTTGTTAATTGTTTGAAATCTGTAGGTGACCGTTATTTGTAAGTGATCgagagtggtctcattgacaatcatatcacaacttcttattcttatataaacGTCGTcttctgtgaaaaaaaaccctcataggcatcaaaacaaaaactgtaagtatatttttttcatgacatATAACAATTGAATGTATAAATTCTTTTTAATTCAGATTTAAAACTATTAGGTGAAACAATCAACGGTTATTTATTCGTTTGGTGTTGCCTAAGCTGATGAACGAGTGTTCTGCTTCTTTTCACAGTGGCTCTTTGTAGTTTTGGGATCTGTTGTAGTCGGTGGGGATGCAGTTGTTGTAGGGCATGCTTTTGGAATGGTTTTACTCGAACTACAAACTTCACCAGGTGGGGAACATGATGATGGCCTATTACAGCCTACCGACGCTGGAAGTGGGGTAGCTGAAAGTACATTTGAAAtgtagtttatttatatgttgtgAAATACACTGTGATGTGTTCTATGTTTGTTAAACAATATACGATTTGACATCATAGATAATGATACAAATTttgataattaagaaataattcatgggagcttgaatatatcatgattttaccacgggttggccttttatgacaaatattttaccctgaacgatagcgaggtgtaaaatatcggcataaagggacaactcGTGGttaaatcacgatatattcaagctccgatgaattatttcgattctaataggacaaaaacaacaattcttttggatcgaagcgctctaagTAGAGGAAAATATTTGACGttccataaataaacgcactattaaattggcataaaagaacggagcaaactgaataaGTGACATGATTTAAACTGTTTACAATAACGTATTAagatagttttggatgaatttaaataataatttacttatatgtcatatatgtataaaaaaaaacttttctcataccacattttaacatcgtttgtttacgtttccttgttgtgatgattttcagtattacaagcgtgtattttcccgtaaatgCTTCTATTCTAacgtcatcgttctatgacgtcgattatctcattcataaaaaagcatatgacgtggcagtacgatcggaacagccaaagcaatatattcatattttaccacaggtgtgtactcaaagcgtttgaaggacgtcatgttagaattataGTTTTATACAAGTTTTATCATTATGCTATACTGATTTTATCTTCGTGCTGATTTGTTCATTACGCTCATATCGATTTCATCATTATGTTTATACAGCCGATAATATTAGTGTGCTTATATTAATAATATAAGTGATTTTACTGAATTCAGCATTgcgtttttattgattttatcattttgctCCTACTGATTTTTTCCATTATGCTTGTATCAATTGTGTTATTACTGGTTGGTTATAttgattatattattattattattattattatcaatattattatacTGATTTTATCGtaatgtttttataattatgaTGATTTTATCATTATGCTTATGATAACTCAATAAGTTTGCGtatattattataatcattatGTTAATTATGATTATAATTAGTATAATAAAACTGATGATACtcataaaaatatcttatttcaaaatGACGCATAAAACTGTATAAAGAatttattttgtagtttcttaTTTCAGACAAAGGAGCAATTATATAACTATGTAATTAACTTACAAGGTGGTGTGTCTCCTGTAAAATAATTAGTAATGCTTAATAGGATATTTTTTGACAGTGagaagtaaaatctcaaaaatactgaaatacaagaaaaattcaaaacggaaagttccttatcaaatagCAAGATCAAATGACTAAatgcatcaaacgaatggacaacacgtgtcatattcctgactttgtacaggaactttcaaatgtagaaaatgacggattaaacctggttttatagcgctaaacttctcatttgtatgacaatcgcatgaAGGTGCATTATAATTACATAAGAAGCCGTGTCAGTTGATTCTTTAATTTTCAGCTCTAGGGATATTtgaatggaacccaatcagaaaaattCGGATCTTTAATGGAAAgatcatcatcaatatatctgaagtGAAATttaataatctggcttctttgatcttcctgtttttgacaagtgtctgaagtaagtccgattcatatgaaaattagaagaggtaggcaaggagaggcgcacagtttgttcccataagTCATTCGACAgtattgtcttttaattttactgCTTTGTGAGGTCGTTTATACCTGGTAGTAATTATTGAATTTGTCGACATTATCGATTTAGGTTCCTAAATCAAAAGGATAGATaactataattatttattttcattttagtttaaGGATTTTGCGTGatgatttgtattgttttttgtttaataattacTTGAATTGTTTTCGAATTATAATTGGAACCCTGAGTAATAAAAGTAATGATTAACAAAAATCTTTACGCATAAAGTAAATTATTCATATTTCGTTTAGAACTTCATTTAGAACTTCATTGATGCGCAAACTCTAAAACAAAGACGGTGAcatgcttatacatgtataattaagaAAGCAATAAAATAGGCAAATAGTTCTCTTCAAATCACACATAAACATtaagcaaataaaacaaaatttcacaatCTCCGGAGTATTTACAATTCCACTAGCAGCACCCTTTCGCATGTTATATTGGCTGACTCTAAACATTCGCCATTGTTTACGTTTTCCTATACACAGAAATTGATGAATGTACATGCATGATCTGAATAATAGTTTTTCGTCTCAAAAGTTGCTAGAAATTGTTCACAAAATGCACTGCGGTTCGTGTGATTTTTTAGACTATCATTAGTGcaacatataataaaaaaccaataatatttcCTATAGACAGAAATTGATGAATGTACATGCATGATCTGAATGTTAGTTCTTCGTCTCAAAAGTTGCTAGAAATTGTTCAAAAAATGCACTGCGGTTCATGTGATTTTTTAGACTATCATTAGTGcaacatataataaaaaaccACTAATAtctgtttttaacatttttgacaaAGCAGGACAAATTTGAAGAGAACTTCAATGAATAATCtcatctataaaagactcatcagtgacgctcgaatgataATACGATAAACCTGAccaaattcctaaatgttttgccaaatacagttaatgtaatctattcctgaggtagaaaagccttagtatttcaaaaattaaagttttgttaacaattaatttataattaggaacatatcaatgaaaatgcaagtcaacacagaagtgctgactactaggctggtgataccctcggggaaataaaactccaccagcagtggcttcAACTCAGAGGTtgtaaatacactcatcatacATGTAGtaaccaggattgaaattttgtattaacacacgacgcgcatttcgtctacaaaagactcatcaattaCGCTCGATTAAAAAAGTGTTAAAAGGCCAAATGATGTACGAATTATTTAGTACCGAATTTTTTGGCGctgttttattgatatattcACCTTTCTTTAAGTATACAATGTTgacattggtaaaaaaaaacacacaattgtCAATCGCTAACAAAGAATACAGTCTCAACTTCTAAGATATGAGCAATTAAAAATTTACCCACAATGTTTGTCTCTAGATttcttatacattatatattgggactattttactttcaaaactgaaaaattcataaaaaacaatagcattttttttggaaaatttattaaatgtatatTTCGTAAAATCATAtggtaaaaaatgttaaaaagcaaagtagagataAGTGTGTAAAATGTTTAGATTACACTAGCTAGATAAAACAAGATGACACCGAATATCTGATAAAACATCTAAACATTCTTCTTAAAAAGTATTGAGTTATTGATTTAAATAAACCTGCACTTACCAATCGTCCACGAAAAAGGATAATCTGGTTCTTTACAAAATGCACATAAATCAGTAAATGCTGTTGTCTGGTTAGCAGAAGTAAATTCGTCTAAAAAGTACATAGTTTTCttataaagttttgaaaataaaatgtcatgatttagcttattttgttttcttcaatattAACCTAAACATACAAAGCAACAATACCAAATATACTCTGCATGATAtactatttctttttaaaagtatgtcatcgtgaaaaaaaagacaaatcacaaaaatacttaactccgggGAAAATTTTGCGGGATTCCGCAATTTGACATGTTTTGAAGTTCAATGACGTACTATCGGCACGTTTAGTAGAATCGGAAATGTTTGAGAGTATGAACATGTTTCTGAGTTATGCATGTAAGTGCTAGTTATTCATAAAATGATTTAAACATCGTCTTGTTcatcaaaattaaaagacaaaaacataattttgatatttgtcaTACGTGCCACTCATAATAGTTCAGTGAGTaaaacaatttttacttttaagatGGTTAATTACTTCGGGAAATGCTATTTATCATATTTCTAAGAACtattaataaaaatacaaaggAAACAAATTATGCAAGTTTGTTTATCTATTGATCCTGTAGCAAACATTAATGTTTAAAAAGGTTAATTACTTCAAGAAATGCTATTTTCATACTTTTAGGAACTATTAAGAAAAAACTACAAAGGAAACAAATCATacagtcatgttttttttatctattgatCATGTAGCATACATAAACTTTTGAGATGATTCATTACTTCGAAAAAGCTTTTTTCATACGTCTAGGAACTATTAAGCAATAATACAAAGGAAACAAATCATACGTTTTTTTATCTATTGATCATGTAGCATACACGAAGTACGGATATACCAATTAACGAACtttaagatatatattatacaattttgcATGTATAATAATGTGATGAATAGCATACTAACTTACTCCAACCTTCCATTATAAACTCCAGAGGTGTTTCCGGATTATAATTGATCGAAAGGCATCTAAAGTTGTCAGTGCCCTCTTCTCTGAAAAAGAGGTGTAGATATCTTAAGTTTATCATGTTCAAAGAATGCACTACCTTATTTGCCTATACATTATTTTCCATTTTCatttaatgatacatgtattatacaattatttcttgTGCCTGAGAGAGATATGACGATTTTGTCACCCAAGAAAAAAAGTTACACAAGGGCTTCGTCTGCgataaatatgattttttgaGGTTGAATCAATTGCTATATCTCCCATATATCagctcattttttatataaataaggccgttagttttctcgtttgagttgttttacattgtcttatcgaggccttttatagctgactatgcagtatgggctttgctcattgttgaaggccgtacggtgacctatagttgttactgtctgtgtcattttggtcttttgtggacagttgtctcattggcaatcataccacatcttattttttataacgtaaaaataattttattccaCTTCCTATACTTTGTTTTAGTTCTGGTCCAAAGTCAATCATTTATAATTACTATCCTAATCTGttgtttttaaatctgaaatattaaacaaaaaaaaaagaaattacttTGCTATCTGTATGGATTGTACGATTGTTGGTTGTAGCTTATCGTTTCTTTTCTTTcgtttttttaaatcaaagtctgtctttttaaatataatgatACATGTCCTTTTAATTTATTCTATGAATCCGTATTCTGTTTATACTTTTCCCCTTTTCTTCACATTATTTAAACTGAAAGCATCTGAGTTGCTacacaatgagacaactttccatccaaaaagcaatttataaaagtaaaccataataggtaaaggtacggccttcaacacggagccttgattcacacaacaagctataaaaggcctaaaAAATattggtgtaaaaccattcgaacgggaaaaaccaacggtctaatctatatagaaaaaaacgagaaacgagaaacacgtatgaattacataaacacacgacaactactgtacatcagattcctgacttaggacaggtacaaaaatttgcagcgggattaataacattaacggtataaatttttctgcaccagatgcgcattttgacaatacattctcttcagtgatgctcgtggccaaaatatttaaaatacaaagcttatataaaagatgaagagctacaatccaaaatgtccaaaaagtatagccaaaactgtgaaaggaaccagagctttgcatgagggagatacattccttaatttataataatttctaaaattttgtgaaagcgaattttaataacacaaaaaaatccgtattttcatgccagtaccgaagattaaacgttttaatggtaccaaacctcctccctttttttaaaacaatagtataa
This genomic interval carries:
- the LOC143049185 gene encoding uncharacterized protein LOC143049185 isoform X2, translated to MHKLKIIVIYFMFSLFEFSAGMTEFPCSFPCPWHNQTFREYSSRFYEWMFNADGRTSTLYSDIGDIYNIRCHQITERFLIVREEGTDNFRCLSINYNPETPLEFIMEGWNEFTSANQTTAFTDLCAFCKEPDYPFSWTIATPLPASVGCNRPSSCSPPGEVCSSSKTIPKACPTTTASPPTTTDPKTTKSHCEKKQNTRSSA
- the LOC143049185 gene encoding uncharacterized protein LOC143049185 isoform X1 — protein: MHKLKIIVIYFMFSLFEFSAGMTEFPCSFPCPWHNQTFREYSSRFYEWMFNADGRTSTLYSDIGDIYNIRCHQITERFLIVREEGTDNFRCLSINYNPETPLEFIMEGWNEFTSANQTTAFTDLCAFCKEPDYPFSWTIGDTPPSTPLPASVGCNRPSSCSPPGEVCSSSKTIPKACPTTTASPPTTTDPKTTKSHCEKKQNTRSSA